From Sulfuracidifex tepidarius, one genomic window encodes:
- a CDS encoding geranylgeranylglyceryl/heptaprenylglyceryl phosphate synthase: MKMKGKVKNYIDEMLHEKRSLHFSLIDPDKIRSIDELSRLSKQLYDAGTDAFLIGGTLGISKSELELCLDILEDFEIPKILFPSNINIVSEKADAVLFMSLLNSDDIYYVIGAQVMGAPIIKKNKLEPLSTAYIIIGHGGTAGHIGRARVIPFDNFELASAYVMAAEFMGMDFAYLEAGSGSPETVKPEMVSAVKKISRINLIVGGGIRSEEKAEKIASAGADIIVTGNVIESNIENATKIIRRIKQTKSIE, encoded by the coding sequence ATGAAGATGAAAGGAAAAGTGAAGAATTACATTGACGAGATGTTACATGAAAAAAGATCTTTGCATTTTTCTTTGATAGATCCAGACAAGATTAGATCTATAGATGAACTGTCTAGGTTGTCAAAGCAGCTGTATGACGCTGGTACAGACGCGTTTCTAATAGGAGGTACTCTAGGAATATCGAAAAGCGAGCTTGAGTTGTGCTTAGATATATTAGAAGATTTTGAAATTCCAAAAATACTTTTTCCAAGTAATATTAACATAGTTTCAGAAAAAGCTGACGCTGTACTTTTCATGTCGCTTCTGAACTCAGATGATATCTATTATGTAATCGGGGCTCAGGTGATGGGCGCCCCTATAATTAAGAAGAACAAGTTAGAACCTTTATCTACAGCTTACATAATAATAGGCCACGGTGGTACAGCTGGTCACATAGGAAGAGCTAGAGTGATACCATTCGATAACTTTGAACTTGCCTCCGCATATGTAATGGCAGCCGAATTCATGGGGATGGATTTCGCTTATCTTGAGGCTGGATCCGGATCTCCTGAGACAGTTAAACCTGAAATGGTATCCGCTGTGAAGAAGATATCTAGAATAAATTTAATAGTAGGTGGCGGAATTAGAAGCGAAGAAAAAGCCGAGAAAATAGCTTCCGCAGGAGCTGACATTATAGTTACAGGGAACGTTATAGAGAGTAATATAGAGAACGCGACAAAAATTATAAGGCGGATAAAACAGACAAAGAGTATTGAGTGA
- a CDS encoding preprotein translocase subunit Sec61beta yields the protein MPASKKKKENIPLSSMAGLIRYYDEDIERIKINPKAVIIASLVMIGLVIALTKLLPTP from the coding sequence ATGCCAGCATCTAAAAAGAAAAAAGAAAACATTCCCCTTTCGTCTATGGCAGGACTAATAAGATACTATGATGAAGACATAGAAAGAATAAAAATAAACCCTAAGGCAGTAATAATTGCAAGTTTAGTAATGATAGGTCTTGTTATAGCGCTAACTAAACTACTTCCTACACCTTAA
- a CDS encoding DUF367 family protein has translation MKIYVLEFNQDDPSKNTAKKMIRKGLAVKTRRVYGIILNPLVDRVLSIKDKPVIEKFGITVIDSSWNQSDESFFQRYTRSGRRLPFLLAGNPVNYAKPFKLSSIEAVAASFYIIGEVEIAKSLLSLFKWGDTFLTLNKELLNSYVEKNEEEIKEIEKEVMNKIIGKGPQ, from the coding sequence ATGAAAATTTACGTATTGGAGTTTAATCAGGATGACCCTTCAAAGAACACTGCAAAGAAAATGATTAGAAAAGGATTAGCAGTAAAAACCAGGAGAGTATACGGAATAATCCTAAATCCATTGGTAGATAGAGTCCTTTCGATTAAAGACAAACCCGTAATTGAGAAATTTGGGATTACTGTTATAGATAGTTCATGGAACCAATCCGATGAAAGTTTCTTCCAAAGATATACAAGAAGCGGAAGAAGGCTCCCTTTTCTTCTAGCTGGGAACCCGGTGAACTATGCAAAGCCTTTCAAACTTTCGTCAATAGAGGCAGTAGCTGCATCGTTCTATATCATAGGGGAAGTAGAAATAGCTAAGTCTCTTCTTAGTTTATTTAAATGGGGTGATACATTCCTAACACTTAATAAAGAGTTACTGAATTCATATGTAGAAAAAAATGAGGAGGAAATAAAGGAAATAGAGAAAGAAGTCATGAATAAAATTATAGGTAAAGGGCCCCAGTAA
- a CDS encoding Lrp/AsnC family transcriptional regulator: MPSAIVLINTDPGGEQEVFDKLVSLEEVVEIDIVYGVYDLVVKIQTNDTDKLKSFVTNTIRKLPKVRSTLTMVIMEGKSLVKK; this comes from the coding sequence TTGCCTTCTGCAATAGTCCTCATAAACACGGATCCAGGTGGAGAACAGGAAGTTTTTGATAAACTAGTATCACTAGAAGAGGTAGTAGAAATAGACATAGTCTACGGCGTTTATGATCTGGTCGTGAAAATACAGACGAATGATACAGATAAATTGAAAAGTTTTGTAACTAATACAATAAGAAAGTTACCTAAAGTTAGATCTACGTTAACTATGGTAATAATGGAGGGAAAGAGCTTAGTTAAGAAATGA
- a CDS encoding tRNA(Ile)(2)-agmatinylcytidine synthase produces MEIIIGVDDHDSTKAGCTTHFSVLLMRELAKRGFEIKEIPKLVRLNPNLPWKTRGNASVSFSIEVTEDTDIILKIKEIIENLSYKYVTEISKGFEMNRKPGYALAKTNDLIGVKDDIERFYEMALSDVVTTDLAKRFAKNRNIVVGGDRGIIGSIASMGFHGDYSFELLTYRIKDNWDKERILDKNSVIGADIKLFPKVSSNYDYFKDVPLILSHGTDPVLYGLRGTTPYVLLEEMNLVKAYEAIDFFMLFKTNQMTDAHIRRTGINFYQTTKIEFKVSSIKVLEGGHVIINGYDSPVVVYKETRELNSMSKILKNGDVIEVIGSVKPSYNNTKIVEAERIRVISLNDMREEVPTCPKCGKKMESIGKNKGYKCRRCKTFSKEKDNIKIKRDLSLEVYQSSLYRHLTKPIFLELQHIDLRVEKDVMDKILSEILEKDISIKLG; encoded by the coding sequence ATGGAAATAATTATAGGTGTTGATGACCACGACTCCACCAAAGCTGGATGTACAACTCATTTTTCTGTCTTATTAATGAGAGAATTGGCGAAAAGAGGTTTCGAAATAAAAGAAATTCCTAAATTAGTTAGGTTAAATCCGAACTTACCTTGGAAGACGAGAGGAAATGCAAGTGTAAGTTTTAGCATAGAAGTTACAGAAGATACTGACATTATACTAAAAATAAAAGAGATTATAGAGAACCTTTCATACAAGTACGTGACTGAGATCTCTAAAGGATTTGAGATGAATAGGAAACCTGGATATGCACTAGCTAAAACGAATGACTTGATAGGTGTCAAGGATGACATCGAGAGATTCTACGAGATGGCCTTATCCGATGTCGTAACCACTGACTTAGCAAAGCGTTTTGCCAAGAACAGGAATATAGTTGTAGGTGGTGATAGAGGAATTATCGGAAGCATAGCGTCAATGGGTTTTCACGGAGATTATTCCTTTGAGTTACTTACTTATCGAATCAAAGATAACTGGGATAAAGAAAGGATCTTAGATAAAAACTCAGTAATTGGAGCAGATATAAAGCTATTTCCGAAAGTCTCTTCAAATTACGACTACTTTAAGGATGTTCCTCTGATTTTATCTCATGGTACCGATCCTGTTTTATACGGATTAAGAGGAACTACTCCTTACGTGTTACTTGAAGAGATGAATTTAGTGAAGGCATATGAGGCAATTGATTTTTTCATGTTATTTAAGACGAATCAAATGACAGATGCCCATATAAGGAGAACCGGAATTAATTTCTATCAGACTACTAAGATAGAATTCAAAGTTAGTTCTATAAAGGTCCTTGAGGGAGGACATGTCATAATTAATGGATACGATTCCCCTGTCGTAGTATATAAAGAGACAAGGGAGCTAAACTCCATGTCTAAAATACTGAAAAATGGAGATGTAATAGAAGTAATAGGATCTGTTAAACCTTCATATAATAACACTAAGATAGTTGAAGCTGAACGGATCAGAGTAATTTCATTAAATGATATGAGGGAGGAAGTTCCCACATGTCCTAAGTGCGGAAAGAAAATGGAATCTATCGGGAAAAATAAGGGATACAAGTGCAGAAGATGTAAGACATTCTCTAAGGAAAAAGATAATATAAAAATTAAAAGAGATCTCTCGTTGGAGGTCTATCAATCTTCTCTTTATAGACATTTAACCAAACCGATCTTTCTAGAACTTCAACATATTGACCTGAGAGTAGAGAAAGATGTCATGGACAAGATATTATCAGAGATATTAGAAAAAGATATATCTATAAAACTAGGCTAG
- a CDS encoding alpha/beta hydrolase-fold protein, whose amino-acid sequence MLKYTIEKIESEALKDNMMGDPTEREVLTLLPRESKERPILLIELAGLNWKPTVSNRFGQIIEKLFSTKKLKNSIVINPNFKTRIYVNQYLNSSILGRYEDFIVKEIIPYFKERYDIQAVGLFGKSSGGFGSYSIAVRHPDLIQGFAMHFGDSCFEYMYIQDFICTLKLFASINPTKWLKGVINSKEIADNEVCAANVIGSAYFYSPNPENDLYADLPIDLETGGIRREIWEKWLSYDPAKNVVNYRDELKRMKGIYLDVGNKDEYNLFVGMRTLHKRMSEIGISHEFKEFSGGHFGNSNRYEYSLPFLEEKLSDR is encoded by the coding sequence ATGCTGAAGTATACGATTGAAAAAATCGAAAGTGAGGCTTTAAAGGATAATATGATGGGTGACCCTACAGAAAGAGAGGTTCTCACGTTACTCCCTCGTGAATCTAAGGAGAGACCAATTCTCCTTATAGAATTAGCAGGACTTAATTGGAAACCTACAGTTTCTAATAGATTTGGACAGATAATAGAAAAGCTATTTTCGACAAAAAAGTTAAAGAATAGTATTGTAATAAATCCTAATTTTAAGACTAGAATTTATGTAAATCAATATCTCAACTCCTCGATCCTTGGAAGGTATGAAGATTTCATAGTAAAAGAAATAATACCGTACTTTAAGGAAAGATATGATATTCAAGCTGTAGGTTTATTTGGTAAGTCCTCTGGAGGATTCGGCTCTTATTCAATTGCAGTAAGACATCCAGATCTGATTCAAGGTTTTGCTATGCATTTCGGAGATAGTTGTTTTGAATATATGTATATCCAAGACTTTATCTGTACATTAAAACTATTTGCTTCAATTAATCCGACTAAATGGTTGAAAGGTGTAATTAATAGTAAAGAAATTGCCGACAATGAAGTCTGCGCTGCTAATGTGATAGGCAGTGCCTATTTTTATTCTCCAAATCCTGAAAATGATCTCTATGCGGATCTCCCTATTGATTTAGAAACTGGTGGGATTAGAAGGGAAATTTGGGAAAAATGGCTATCCTATGATCCAGCAAAGAATGTAGTAAACTACAGGGACGAACTCAAGAGAATGAAAGGAATCTACCTTGATGTCGGAAATAAAGATGAGTATAATCTGTTTGTAGGAATGAGGACTTTGCATAAAAGGATGTCCGAGATAGGCATATCTCACGAATTTAAAGAATTCAGTGGAGGGCATTTTGGAAATTCTAATAGGTATGAATATTCTCTACCATTCTTAGAAGAAAAATTATCGGATAGATAG